AGCCAGCTGGACGCTGTATGGCTTCCAGCTCAGCGACCTCTACATCATGGTGAGTGCGGTTTGGCGGGGGGGGAAGGCGCCCCGCCGTTCACTGCCACGTGGGAGGGCTGCCCTGGGAATCTCGGGGTGCAGGCCCAGACCCCCAGCGAGCATTGGGCACTGTTCCCGAGCCATCCTGCGGAGCCCCCTGCGCTGCCCCGTGACCCGCGCTCAGGGCGATGGAGACTGATTTGAATTAATTGGCTGGCAGGCAGCCGAAACAGCTTCCCCATGACACGTGGCTGATGGAGCagcttgggggggaggagggggcatgaGGGACAGTAAAACTGCTGCAAGATTCATAGctctcctctctctgtgcctcccacCCCCGTTCCCTTCCCACTCAGGTCCCTAACATCCCCGGGATAGTCACCAGCATCCTGCGGTTCTGGTTATTCTGGCAATTCCCTCCGGACCATGACAAGCTTTACAAGCCCCTGCAGGCCTGAGACCTGGAACCTGCTGTCTCCACCGTCCTGGGGCAGGAAGGAGCCTCACTGAGCCCTTGAGGTGGGGAGCCGGCGGCAGGTGCAGACCCAGCTCCTCAGCCCAAatgatttccctccccccagtaTGTTCACTGACCAATGAAGGGAGAAGGAGCCAATGCTCACACTGTGATTCTACCACCCTTGCCCCTGCCAGCTGCCCCTTAGGCCTGCCTTAGCCAGAGAGCCTACACGGGTactgccccctccctggggctCTGCTGCTCCTGGGGGGCTCTGAGGAGCCATGGCTGCCTTCCCAGCTGCCCCTTGCCACAAGGGatggctcccccgcccccccccagctctcctctaCCTCCAgccattttcatttttcattagTTTGCTTGATTGGGAATAGTGCCTTTGGCACTGCAGCagtgcccctgcctcccccatgcACCTGGCCAGCTCTGGGGACTCTCTTCCTCCTTGCTGTGCTCAGCCATTCCAGGGGGGCTGTGGTGGGAGCCAAGTgcggtgctggggggctgccctctgctctgttgggtgCCTTGGTTTGTATTGCGGTTTTGTAGGAGCATAAGTGCCTTTTAATAAATCAAAGCCAGAGTGTGGTGCCTGTTTCCTCAGCTCTGGGCACTCCTAGGCACGGAGAGCAGGCCAGGGCTGTGCAGGGCCTGCACCCCGTGGTGCCCCCCAAAACTTGGTGGGTACACGGGAGGATACAACCAACAGCCCAGGCACACTCAAACCCCCAGCCCTGGTGCCGTTACTGGGAACTGGGCCCCCCTCCCAGCTCAGTTTAAGGCAGAGGAGAAAGAGCAAGAGGGGGGGCTACCCTATGGCCTGACCCTGCAAGCCCCTCCCCAAGTCAATGGGTGCCCTGTCCCGGGAAGCCCTGGAGGGTCACATGGGACATCGTGTCCAAACACGTGGGCGCCTGGGAAACAGCCTGCTCCTACTTGGGGCTGAAGGGACAGCCACGTTTGGATCAACCTGCTCCAAAGAgcagctccccttcccctccagcctGTGCTGACGGGGCTGTTCTGATCCTGGCTGTGCCCCCAGGGAGCCGAGAGGATGGGGTGGCTGCTGGCAGATCCGACTCCTGTTACCCGGCAACACGCAAGATGTACAGGATCATCCTGGCGAGggcagctcctctctgccctgggctggggctcgaCAGGGTGGCCTGCTGCTGGGAGTCCCCATCAGGCTCCatcaagccccctccctccctcagtctcCACCCTGCAGGGCCCCAGCCAGGGTGACACTGGGAGCTGGGGAGTGTCCCTCAGCTGAGCCAGCTGCTCAAGGCAGGCGCTGCCAGGCCACGCACGGACGAGACTGCAACGAACTGCCTGTCCCGCCTTCCTTGCTGCCACGGTTGCTCAGGAAGCAGCTAATTAGTTGCTCCTGCTAATTAGCCCCATTCCTGCCTTTGATATCAACTGCTCCTTTCGCAGAAGGATGCGCAGCCAATAATTAAGAACAAGAAAGTCCTTTGGCTGGTATGCAAGGAACCCAGGGAGTCTGCCAGGGAGGCAGGCCCCAGCGTGTGTCACACAGGcagcagccccacccctctggctgtggggagccacaTGGGCCCTGCAGGGACTGTGCCAGCCTGGGAGACAGCCCATGGCTGGGGCTGTTGGGCTACTCAGGAGCAAGGGATTCCCTGAAGGAAGCAgcctccccctttgccttctggAGTGCAGGGGGCTGTACAAAACCCTGCTGAACTTGCTCATCATCTTCAATCAGCCTGTGAAAGTCTCCGGGCCATGGAAGAAAGGTTCTCGCTAGCACCGCCCGGCCCACCCCACCCTGGAAATGacaactcctcccactcccacatccccaggccagcagcgtcACCCAGCGCCCAGACAgcatgctggagcctgagctgggGGAGGCTGCAGCCTTGGCATTCGGTCTGATCgacagccccccacagccctgatttAATGCCCACTGACTGCTGAGAGCCAGGGAGGGGCCCCTAGGGAGAGGGGAAGGTACAGGAGTCTCTGCAGCTTCCCGCTACGAGTAACCAGGGGAGTCAGTGTGCGGGGTGTAGGGAGCTTGGGCTCAGACAGTCGCCTgggggtggctagcccaagcagTGCCACCCTCAGGGGACTGAAGGAGACAGTACAGGATTACCCACCTCCCTAGGACAGTGCTCAGGTCCTTGCTTGCACCCtgcatctgacacagagcagcacaGTGCTCCGTGCcgctgactcagagggaagagcaCCCGTCAGTGAGTCACGCCCAGCAAGAAACCCAGGGAGTGACGTGGGTGATTCCTGGGACTCTCATCCAAACCCTGGCCCTGTCTGCTTGTGAGAGCAGCTAGGTACTGCACcgggggcctggctgcaggagtgAAGGGAGTCCCCGAGCAGCAAGCTGCGGCACTGACTGCCTCTAATTACCATCACCATGGAGTCCCCACCCCACTCATGCACCCAGCGCCACGTGTCACCTGCCCTGTTCTCCTGAGCGGCTGGACCAGCCCCCTGCCGCAGCAGGcacccacccagagcccacctgCGATGGCCCTTCCCCAGGCTACCAGCAAGGCTCAGCTACACAAACTGATTCTTTATTGTGCTAATCCAAGCGAGGTGAGCCGCCCAgctccctggggtgcagcctccccaccccgcGGGTCAGAACTTCAGCCCTCGCCGGCTCAGGTCCGCCCGGGCCTCTCTGATCTGCTCCTGAAGCTCCTTTGCCGCAGCCTCACAGTCATTGAACGTAGCCAGGCGGTAGCCAATGGTCGCCAGGGAGTAGCAGCCGAAAGCCACCAGCAGGTACACGGGGAAAGGCCAGAGCACCTgctggcagggcagagggaggtggaggcccagggggtctAAGGCCAGGGTGGCCCAGGCAGTGCCCAGCAGGGCCAGTCCGCACAGCCACTGCACCAGCTTGGTCATGGTGCGCGCAGCCGAGTCTCTGGGTGCAGGATGGGCTGCAAGAGAGGCGCAGAGAGCAGGTGAGCAACAGCGCATCGGGCCCCCCCCCCAAtacctgctgcagccctgccaggcCTTGATACACCCCCCCCCaataccccccagccctgccgggccCCAATACCCCCCCCCGACCCAATACCTGCCCACCCCTGCAGGGCCCTGATACCCCCCACTAGCCTCCCCAGCACCCgataccccccagccctgccaggccccgatacacaccccctgccccaatacCCCCCAGCCCTACTGGGCCCCAATACCCCCACCCCAATACCTGCCCAGCCCCaataccccccagccctgccgggcTCCAATACACGCCCCCGACCCAATACCTGCCCACCCCTGCAGGGCCCTGATACCCCCCACTAGCCTCCCCAGCACCCtagaccccccagccctgccaggccccgatacacacaccctgccccaatACCCCCCAGCCCTACTGGGCCCCAATACCCCCACCCCAATACCTGCCCACCCCCgataccccccagccctgccgggccCCGATACACGCCCCCGGCCCCAATACCTGCCCACCCCTGCAGGGCCCTGATACCCCCCACTAGCCTCCCCAGTCCCGATACCCCCCCCGCCACaataccccccagccccgctgggcCCCGATACCCCCCAGTCCCGatacacccccccagccccaatgcTCCCGCTGggccccgagaccccccccctcACCGGCCTCCCCGCTCAGCTGCCAGCGGCCTCTCCCGTCGCGGAGCTGACGTCACTCTCAGGCGCCGCGGCAGGTGGGCGGTGTGCTCGGCCCGCGGCCTTCTGGGAGTTGGAGTTCGGGAGCCTGAGCCGCCAGGGCGGGGCTGCCCCGTGCGGCCTCCCCCAGTGACCCCCGGGAGTGGgagcccccctcgcccccccccactgggagccccctgccctgcctggctccACCTCGTGCACTGGACTGTGCCCCTGGGACTGgggcccccctttccccccccggggctgggggccccCCTCGGGTCGGGGCCCCACCGGGTGCCTGTTTGCAAGGAGCTCCGCGCAGGGACGCCGTGTTCCTGGGAGCCCCACACCGGCACGTGCTTCTGAAGCTTGGCCGATGCTGCTGGGTGAGTCCGCGAGGGGCACCGGGCACCTGCCGCGGGGTACGTAGCCGACAAGGGGGCCGCCCCAGGCCGGCCAGCAGACTGCACAGACAATGGTCTGAGCAAGGAGGCTGAAGCGGCTTGGGcatgtaaaaaaaaagaaatgtatttcTAGACAAGGCCTTGAATGGTACCACTTGCGGGAGGGCAGAAGAGAGCAGGACCAGGGGTGACATATAAGAAAACCATGGAGAAAGATGACGCTGCCATGGAAACCGACTACAAGAGAATtacagaattggtctgaaatcaacaagctgaaattcaataaagccaatgccaagtgcttcacttaggaagggAAATTAAAATgcccaactacaaaatggggactaatTGGCTAGGAGGCTGTACTGCtgcaaaggatctgggggttagaaCGGGTCACAAATTGAaggtgagtcaacaatgtgaagCAGTTGCAAAAAGGCTGCTCCTATTCTGGGCGGCATtaacaggaggtaattgtcctgctctgctcagcactgccaAGGTCTCAGTTGGAGAACTgagtccagttctgagcaccacacttcaggagagatggggacaaattggagagagtcctgtGAGGTGCAACAAACCCAATCGAAGGTTTAAAAAACCGGACCTAGGacagaggaaaggttaaaaaacggGGCATGTTCAGTCTTGGGGAAAGAGGACGGAGGGGAGGGACCTGAGAACAGCCTTCATGTATGTTaaggcaggagttctcaaacggGGGGGCATAACCCACAAGGTGGTTACATGGGGGTTGCCAGCTGTCAGCTCCGTGTGGCTGAGAGCCCCAAGCCTCCATTAAATTAAATTGCCCCTCCTCCCGTTTTGAATTTAtaacggggggggggtgtcacactcagagttttgctgtgtgaaaggggtcactcataaaaaaagtttgaaaacccctgtgtTAAGGGCTCTTAAAAaagggctgggagtgggtgatgggatggatcacttgatgattccctgtctctggggcatctggcattggccactgtggggagaCAGGATACTtagctagatggacccttggtctgccccagtatggccattcttatgttcttatcaattgttctccacatccactgaaggtaggacaagcaaTGATGGGCTTAAtccacagcaagggagatttaggttcgctaggaaaatcttcctaactctcaggggagttaagctctggaacaggcgtCCGAGGGGGGTTATGCAATCCCTGTGAGCGGGGGGCAGGGTTagaaacaggttggacaaacccctgtcagggatggtctaagttgccttggtcctgcctcagtgcagggaactggacttgatgactttgtgagatcccttccagccccacatatCTATGGGTCTATGAAAAGAGCAAGAAATGTGGAAACACTGAGTTGTGTCATGGACCATCTAATCTAATAATTCCCCCACCCCTGGAACTGGGTGCCCAGCCTTGCGCCCTGCCCCCCAAATGTCCCTCCCTACCCCTCCACCCTGGAACTGGGTGGCCCACACTGGACCCTCCTGCCTCACACTGCCCTCCTGTCCCCTGGCACTGGGTGACCCATCCTGCCCCCCAGGTCCCCAATGCAGTACTGGATTCCCTTGCAAGTGCCGGGTTTATAGTCTCAGCATCCCAAGCTCAGGGTCCACCAGCCCTGCACAGGGGCTGCCTGGCTCCTTGGCACTACAGAAGGTTAGTGGAGCTGGTGGAGCTGCCTGGCGCTGGCTGTGCGGGGGTGCCTAGATCCCTCCTTGCCCACCTCTCCCTGGGAAGCGAAGCCGGGCCCCGGTCACGGGGCACTGGGAACGGGTAGCTTGTGCGTTCTCACTGACACACAGGGCAGGGTGACGCACAGGAAGGTCtgggagccaagggcagcagccgCCGCCATCCCAACAGCAGGAACTTCAGGGAGAGGGAGAGCTGGTCATGGGGTGCAGAgctccacagctcctgcccctgcACAGACCCCATGGGGGCAGCACGGCCCCCACCAGAGACCCCAGTCCTGAGACCCTTTGGCAGGGATATTGGGGGGGTTGCTGCAATGCCCTGCACCTGAGGGCCCCGCCATGCCCAGAGCGCTAGTGATGCCCTGGGTCGCAGTGGTGCCTGTACCTCAGTGGGTTTCGGGGGTGGGGACAAAAGGGACCCTTAGCAGGACCCCTAGCCGCCTCCCCATGCCGTGTTGCCTGTTTTGCCTGCTTGTTTCCTCGGGCTCCCAGCCAGTCCTAGAGGAAGCAGCCGGATTCCTTGTTTGTCGCGGCTGGGAGCGAagaggtagcagcagcaggaaacATCTGGTTTCCTCCTTGTCCGGTGAGAGCCAGGGATGGAGGGGACAGCGGCcatggggcggggtgtgtgtgtgcacacctgACCTGGGAGGGAGAGGGCGTCCTGGCAGGCAGAGACCTCACAGGTACAGATGTGAAATGCCCTCGGGGTATGtgggtctcacacacacacacaccccactgcaGCGCAGGGATGGGCCTGgtgcctccagccctgctggctccaagggtgaggggggggcaacccccaggcagggggactGAGTAGCTCAGGCATCAtccagggcagcagtgggggaggaggggaggggagggctccatCAGCTGCAGCCTGGCCCCTCACCTGCCCCCAGGGCATCTCTGCAGGAATGTGCAGCTAATTAGCAGGAGACTCCCCCAGGGAGCCTGAGTAGGACTGAGCCCAGGCTCCCAGGCCAAAGGCAATGTCTCCTCCTGCAGCCTGCGACCCTCCCCTCGCCCCTCTGGCAGGGAACATGAGcacagattccccccccccccccaattactGTGTTCCCTTCTGAGCCCTCCAGCCACAGCCATTCCTGCAGCTCCCCTGCCTGCCTTGTGGGGCCCAGTCAGAGGAGGGGGAATCTCCCAGCGCCAGGTAAAGGGACTTCCCCTCCTTGCTGAGGTATTGCTGCAGCATTGAAGCCCCAGTCAGGGTCTGGCCCTGctgcgccaggtgctgcacacgcagccggagacagtccctgcccagagagcTACGGGCACGGACTAAAGTCCTGCTGGCTCTTGGCTCTATTCCTCCATCCCCCCAAGCTCCCACCCTTTGAGTCACCAGCATCCGGAGATGAGCCTATTGGCCCTGGGGCAGAGGCTGTAGGTGAAGAGACTGGGGGGCTTGGATGGAACAACTCCCCCCAGCAGGACTGggcctagggtgatcagatgagaggaagaaaatatcgggacacatggggggggggggtcgctggCGGAGCAAAGCAAAACAGAGTCCtgcgaaatatcaggacaaattgcaTCCTGACCAAAGATcagtcgggatgcgggacaaacgcCTAAATATCGGGACGAACTGGGCTGCAGCTTGAGTGCGCTGGCCATGCTcagagggagcaggga
This genomic window from Mauremys mutica isolate MM-2020 ecotype Southern chromosome 17, ASM2049712v1, whole genome shotgun sequence contains:
- the DPM3 gene encoding dolichol-phosphate mannosyltransferase subunit 3, yielding MTKLVQWLCGLALLGTAWATLALDPLGLHLPLPCQQVLWPFPVYLLVAFGCYSLATIGYRLATFNDCEAAAKELQEQIREARADLSRRGLKF